One Lutra lutra chromosome 7, mLutLut1.2, whole genome shotgun sequence DNA window includes the following coding sequences:
- the NSMCE3 gene encoding non-structural maintenance of chromosomes element 3 homolog — MLQKPRSRGRPNSQAERERDWGRGAAEEAPSTSRGAGSSQEARSSSSQGSRRAEASPEVGPRSQQQLELKVAELVQFLLIKDQKKIPIKRTDILKHVIGDYKDIFPDLLKLAAERLEYVFGYKLVELEPKSNTYILINTLEPVEEDAEVRGDQGTPTTGLLMIVLGLIFMKGNTIKETEVWDFLRRLGVYPTKKHLVFGDPKKLITEEFVRQRYLEYRRIPHTDPVDYELQWGPRTNLETSKMKVLKFVAKVHNQDPKDWPAQYCEALADEEARARPETSGPAPSS; from the coding sequence ATGTTGCAGAAACCGAGGAGCCGGGGCCGCCCTAACTcccaggcggagagggagagggactgggGCCGCGGCGCCGCCGAGGAGGCCCCGAGCACCTCCCGTGGGGCGGGCAGCTCCCAGGAGGCCCGGAGCTCTTCGTCGCAGGGTTCCCGCCGGGCCGAGGCCTCCCCGGAGGTGGGGCCCAGGTCCCAGCAGCAGCTGGAGCTGAAGGTAGCCGAGCTGGTGCAGTTCTTGCTGATTAAGGACCAGAAGAAGATCCCGATCAAGCGCACGGACATACTGAAGCACGTCATCGGGGACTACAAGGACATCTTCCCGGACCTCCTCAAGCTGGCCGCCGAGCGCCTCGAGTACGTCTTCGGGTACAAGCTGGTGGAACTGGAACCCAAAAGCAACACCTACATCCTGATCAACACCCTGGAACCGGTGGAGGAGGATGCGGAGGTGAGAGGCGATCAAGGCACGCCCACCACCGGCCTCCTGATGATTGTTTTGGGTCTTATCTTTATGAAGGGCAATACCATCAAGGAAACGGAGGTCTGGGACTTCCTGCGTCGCTTAGGGGTGTACCCCACAAAGAAGCATTTAGTGTTTGGGGACCCAAAGAAACTTATTACCGAAGAATTCGTGCGGCAGCGTTACCTGGAGTACCGGCGGATACCCCACACTGATCCCGTAGATTATGAATTGCAGTGGGGCCCCCGAACCAACCTGGAAACCAGCAAGATGAAAGTTCTTAAGTTTGTGGCCAAAGTCCATAATCAAGACCCCAAGGACTGGCCAGCACAGTACTGTGAGGCTTTGGCAGATGAGGAGGCCAGAGCCAGGCCGGAGACAAGTGGACCAGCCCCCTCCTCTTGA